The Shewanella mesophila genome contains the following window.
GTCAGTTTGGTCTGCGCATTTTGAATATGAGATGTAGCCACTGAGTTATCTGTTGTGGGCAATTCTGTTGTTGGCGATAAAGGTGCAGGCGTTGGTTTCAATATGTTACTCCCAGCAATGATGTTTTAGTTTAGCGTTAGCTGTGAGTGATATTCAATAGATGCTACAGAGATTAACTAGCGAACTTGCCGAGCGGATACAAAAAAGGCTAGAAGGAATTATTTACCTTCTAGCTTCTAGCTTCTAGCTTCTAGCTTCTAGCTTCTAGCTTAAAGTGTCTCTATTTAAATTGCTCCCCAAGATGCCGTTAACTGTGCAGTCCTTGAGCCCATAGATGTTTCAAGGTGGATATTTGCAGGCATAAAAAACCACCGCTGGTTAAGGCGATGGTTTCTCTGACTAAATTGCTCCCCAAGATGCCGTTAACTGTGTAGCCCTTGAACCAATAGATGTTTCAAGGTGGATATTTGCAGGCATAAAAAAACCACCGCAGGTTAAGGCGATGGTTTCTCTGATTAAATTGCTCCCCAAGATGCCGTTAACTGTGTAGCCCTTGAACCAATAGATGTTTCAAGGTGGATATTTGCAGGCATAAAAAAACCACCGCAGGTTAAGGCGATGGTTTCTCTGATTAAATTGCTCCCCAAGATGCCGTTAACGGTGTAGCCCTTGAACCGTAGGTTCAAGGCGGGTAAATGATCAAATCCTAAGGCTTCTCGGTTCGAGCCGAGCTTGCGCAATGTCATCAAAACATTCACCCTGAGTTTGTAAATATCGGCACAGGGACATAACCGACTCACGCACACCACAGGGAGCAAAAACGTTTCATTGATACTCTTTTTGAGTATCGAATTGACCTCGACAGGGTCAATCTTATTAAAGCTTAGCTAATTTTCTACTAAGTGTTAGCCAATTTGCTAAGCGTTAGCTAACGATTAATCATCTTGAGATGAACGCTCAACCAGCGCACTCTCTAAAGTTGATTGCAGCAGACCAATTTTGTCGTCCATCTGCTTTATATAATCTTGATTTTTTTGCTGTTCTTCTAACAGCTCATAGCCAATATTTAACGCAGCCATGATAGCGATCTCTTCCCTACTCAAATTATTAGTACGGGCACGAAGAGAGCTTAACTGTTTTTCCAGATTAGCCGCTACATGGCGCAAAGCATCTTCTTGACCAATAGGGCAAGCGATGGAGTAGGTACGGCCCATTAAGCTAATTTCTATAGCATGGCTACTCATTGCGATGTAGATCCTTTTATCATGTTGTTGAGCGGACTATATCGGTCTGAATCTTAAAGTGCAACAAGCGTTGGAGCCTAATAACGCTTTGTTAGATTAAATGTTGTTTAGATAACCAATAATCGCCTCTCTGCCGCAGAAAACGCGGAAAAATACAACTAAAGATGATAAAAGCGCTTATGTCGCTAAACTCGGTCTCAACTCTTTCAGGAGGCATGCTTGTTAAGCTGCTCTCGCTCTTTGGTTGTTAGTCTTGGTCGAACTGGCCACTTCTGCTAGCATGTGTACAGATAAATAATGATTGGAATAAGTTATGGCAACGCCCCCCTCTTTGAGTATTGATAGTTTATTGGCAGAGCTTAATAGCGCTGAAATTGCACAGCATCCTGTAGAAGTACATGGCTCATTAGTTGGGCTCATTTGTGGTGGTGTGGGGCAAGCGAAAAGTGAATGGTTGAAATCGCTGCTCGAACTTATTAACGATGGCCAGCTGCCGCCACCTTCGTTAACTCAGTTACTAGAAGAACTCTATCAAGATACCTTAGCCCGTATTACCGATGAAGACTTTGGCTTTACCCCTATGGCACCAGAAGAGGAGGAGCCTCTCGCTAAGCGAGTTGAAGCGCTGTCCTTATGGGTGCAAAGTTTCTTAACGGGCCTTGCTATCGTGCAGCCAAAGTTGAACCGTGCTTCTCGGGATGTCAAAGAGGTCATAAACGATCTTGCCGAAATCGCTCAGGTGGAGTTCGATGTTGGCGATGATGATGAATCTGAAGCAGCCTATATTGAGCTAATGGAGTTTGCCCGCATGGCAGCGCTGCTGTGTTATGCGGAATTTGGTCGCGAGCAACACGAAAATATAGATCAAGATTCAACAATTCATTAAGACCATTTCTAGCCTGACAGTCGTGAGTTCGGCTGTCGTTAGCTAAACAGGGGTAGGCATAGCTAAATGCCTGCTAACAAAGAGAAAGTGAATGACCGCTTCGACCTTAACTCATACACAGAAAGCTCAGACTCAGAATACGCCAGTGCCAGATGAGTTCGACATCGCTATTGTTGGTGGTGCCATGGCTGGTGCGACGTTAGCGTTAGGGCTAGCCAAACTGTCAGAAGAGCTTAAACGTCCTCTTAAAATAGCGCTAATTGAGGCGAGTCGCCCCGGCGCTGAGCATCCAGGCTTCGATGCTCGCTCGATTGCCATCGCCCAAGGTTCTGTTTTCGAACTCACGCGCTTGGGACTCTGGCCAAAGCTTATGCATCTTGGCACCGCTATTGAAAACATTCATGTCTCCGATCGTGGTCATTTCGGCATGACTACCCTCAATGCCAATGACTTTCATCTGCCTTATCTCGGTCAAGTGGTGGAGTTACAGCGAGTCGGTGCGGCGCTATTTAGCTTACTCGATAAACAGCAGGTTAAGCTTTACTGCCCCGCTAAGGTTGCCACTATTACAGCCGGGGTCGATAGCAATCAACTGCTGTTAGATGACGGTCATCAGTTTAACGCTAAGTTAGTAGTGGCCGCCGATGGACTCAATTCTATTGTTAGGCGCGACTTTAAATTACCACTTGAGCAGGTCGATTTTGAACAAGTCGCGGTGGTGGCTAATATCGCTACCGATAAGCCTCACGAACAATGGGCGTTTGAGCGCTTTACTGGCACAGGGCCATTAGCCCTATTGCCAATGGCTAATGTCGACGGTCAGGCGAGGGTATCCCTTGTGTGGGCCTTATCACCAGAAAAAGCACAGCAGATGTTAGCGGCATCGAAAGCGCAATTTTTATCAACACTGCAAAGTGATTTTGGTTTTAGGGCTGGGGAGTTTATCGATGTGGGTGAGCGTCACGCCTATCCTCTAAAACTTTCTTATATGCAAAGGCCTATCTATCAACGCACCGTCTTTATTGGCAATGCCGCCCAGACGCTGCATCCTATCGCCGGGCAAGGCTTTAACCTAGGATTGCGAGATCTAGTGTGTTTAATCGATCAGGTGCGCACAGCGTTAATCCATGATGAAGATATTGGCGGTGCTAAGCTGACTCACCAATACCTCGCCGAGCGCACTGATGATAGAGAGTCCACCATTAACAACGTCGAGTTTTTAGTGCGCGGCTTCTCTAATCAGTATTGGCCACTGGTCGCCGGACGTAACTTGGGCCTTCGACTGCTTTCGTGGTGCCCACCGCTTAAAACGCCTATCGCTCGAAAGGCAATGGGCTGGAAATCACCTCAGACAACGACTTCGTTTTTATAAAGGATAATCCTATGTTCAGTACACAAACCTATGATGTAGCCATTGTTGGTGGTGGTATGGTGGGACTGGCAACCGCCATAGGCCTTGCAATGGAAGAGTTGCGAGTCGTGGTTATCGATGCGGGCGAAACCCAAGCCGTTTCGGGAGGGGCTCGTTTGCGCGTCAGCGCGATTAATAAGGCGAGCCAACGTTTACTCACCCATCTTGGCGCTTGGGCTTATGTCGATGAATCTCGTATCGGGCCCTATCAAAAGATGGCCGTATGGGACAAGGATGGCCTAGGTAAAATAGGTTTCGATGCGCACAGTATTAGCGAGCAGACCCTAGGCAGCATTATTGAAAACGATAACATTGCTCATGGGCTAGCGACTCGAGTTGCTGAACTGAGTGAAATCACCCACCTTGAAAATCGCCGTTTAGATAAAATTGCCTTTGGCGAGCGAGAAGCCTGGCTCACTTTAGATAATGGCGACAACTTGTCGGCAGCCTTAGTGATTGGCGCCGATGGGGCTAATTCGTGGGTGCGCGATCAGTGTAAGATCCCGATGACCTTTTGGGATTATGGTCATCATGCCCTCGTGGCCTCGATCCGCACAGAACTCCCCCACAACGACACCGCTAGGCAGGTATTTCTTAGCGAGGGTCCATTAGCATTTTTACCTCTATTTGAACCCGATCTCTGCTCTATCGTGTGGTCGGTGCCACCTACCAAGGCGCAAGCGCTATTAGATGGCGACACCACAGAATTTGAGCGCAGCCTCACCGCTGCATTCGACGGTAAGCTTGGGATGTGTAAGTTAGCCAGTGAGCTACAAGCCTTTCCGCTGCGCATGCGTTATGCCCGCCACTTTGCTCGCCACCGTTTGGTTTTGGTTGGGGATGCGGCCCACACCATCCATCCGTTAGCTGGCCAGGGCGTTAACTTAGGTTTCCTCGATGCCGCCGCCACCATTGAATCCCTCGCAGAGCTTAAGCGTAAAGGTAAAGATATTGGTGATTATGCTAATTTGCGTCCACTAGAGCGCTGGCGTAAAGCCGATGCATTGGAGATGATTGCCGCAATGGAGGGCTTTAAGCGCTTATTCGATGGCAGTAATCCAATTAAGAAAGCGCTGCGAGATCTTGGCCTAAACTTGGTCGATAACTTTTCTCCTGTGAAAACACTGTTTATGCAGCAGGCGATGGGTAACAAATCTCGTCTGCCGACGCTGTGCAAATAGCCGCTGAGAAAATAACAGATTTTTATTATTTTATTTTTAAATACAGACGCTTGAGGTTTTTTCATTTCGACGGCTCTTTTTTATGTAAAAAAACTACATTTTTAACATGAGAAAAAGTAATGCTAAAACCGTTCGGATTAGAAAATTCTCTTGTATACAAAACTGTGACGCAAGGTATAATTTCGCCGCATTTTGATACCATTGACCATGTTTAGACTAAGCGTGGTCGATGCATCTTATTCAACGCAATTGATGCAAAAATTCATCTTTGCAATCACATCCTGGCCCAACGTACCCTACGTTCAGGTGTGTCTATAAAGCACACTTAGGTGCCGCATAGTTAAGACTAAATTGATAAATGAGTTGGTTGCCGAACCTATCGGTCAGGTCATTACCTTTACGTTTTCGTTATGTGGTTGCTGCCAGGCAAGACCCGAAAAGGGCATAAAGAAGAGATAATAATGGCTAATAAAACTGTACTCTTTAATAAGCACTTGGAATCTAATGCCAAGATGGTTGACTTCCATGGTTGGGACATGCCGCTAAACTACGGCTCTCAAATTGAAGAACACCACGCTGTACGTCAAGACGCAGGTATGTTTGACGTCTCTCATATGACAGTGGTTGATGTCACGGGTAGCGAGGCCTGTGAATTTCTACGTAAGCTATTGGCCAACGACGTAGCCAAATTAAAAGTACCTGGTAAGGCGCTTTATGGCGGCATGCTAGACCACAATGCTGGCGTGATCGACGACCTCATCACCTATTATCTCACTGACACTCATTACCGTGTGGTCGTTAACTCTGCGACTCGTGAAAAAGACTTAGCTTGGATCAATGAGCAAGTTAAAGGCTTCGATGTCACGATTACTGAGCGTCCTGAGCTGGCGATGATTGCCGTTCAAGGCCCTAACGCTAAAGCCAAAGCGGCAATCGTATTTACTGCCGAGCAAAATGCTGCAGTAGAAGGAATGAAGCCTTTCTTTGGTGTGCAATCTGGCTCCTTGTTTATTGCCACTACTGGTTATACCGGTGAAGCGGGTTACGAGATCATTGTCCCTGAAGATGAAGCGGCCGCCCTTTGGCAAGCATTACTCGACAATGGCGTTAAGCCATGTGGTTTAGGTGCCCGTGACACGCTTCGTTTAGAAGCAGGCATGAACCTATATGGCTTAGATATGGACGAAAGCGTTAACCCGCTCGCGGCCAACATGGGCTGGACCATCGCGTGGGAACCACAAGATCGTGACTTTATCGGTCGTGAAGCGTTAACCGCTATTAAGGCCGCTGGAACAGATAAGCTTGTGGGCTTGGTGATGGAAGAGAAGGGCGTTATCCGTCCTGGCATGTCAGTGTTCTTTACCGACGCTGATGGCGTTGA
Protein-coding sequences here:
- a CDS encoding FAD-dependent monooxygenase; translated protein: MFSTQTYDVAIVGGGMVGLATAIGLAMEELRVVVIDAGETQAVSGGARLRVSAINKASQRLLTHLGAWAYVDESRIGPYQKMAVWDKDGLGKIGFDAHSISEQTLGSIIENDNIAHGLATRVAELSEITHLENRRLDKIAFGEREAWLTLDNGDNLSAALVIGADGANSWVRDQCKIPMTFWDYGHHALVASIRTELPHNDTARQVFLSEGPLAFLPLFEPDLCSIVWSVPPTKAQALLDGDTTEFERSLTAAFDGKLGMCKLASELQAFPLRMRYARHFARHRLVLVGDAAHTIHPLAGQGVNLGFLDAAATIESLAELKRKGKDIGDYANLRPLERWRKADALEMIAAMEGFKRLFDGSNPIKKALRDLGLNLVDNFSPVKTLFMQQAMGNKSRLPTLCK
- a CDS encoding UPF0149 family protein, encoding MATPPSLSIDSLLAELNSAEIAQHPVEVHGSLVGLICGGVGQAKSEWLKSLLELINDGQLPPPSLTQLLEELYQDTLARITDEDFGFTPMAPEEEEPLAKRVEALSLWVQSFLTGLAIVQPKLNRASRDVKEVINDLAEIAQVEFDVGDDDESEAAYIELMEFARMAALLCYAEFGREQHENIDQDSTIH
- the ubiH gene encoding 2-octaprenyl-6-methoxyphenyl hydroxylase, which encodes MTASTLTHTQKAQTQNTPVPDEFDIAIVGGAMAGATLALGLAKLSEELKRPLKIALIEASRPGAEHPGFDARSIAIAQGSVFELTRLGLWPKLMHLGTAIENIHVSDRGHFGMTTLNANDFHLPYLGQVVELQRVGAALFSLLDKQQVKLYCPAKVATITAGVDSNQLLLDDGHQFNAKLVVAADGLNSIVRRDFKLPLEQVDFEQVAVVANIATDKPHEQWAFERFTGTGPLALLPMANVDGQARVSLVWALSPEKAQQMLAASKAQFLSTLQSDFGFRAGEFIDVGERHAYPLKLSYMQRPIYQRTVFIGNAAQTLHPIAGQGFNLGLRDLVCLIDQVRTALIHDEDIGGAKLTHQYLAERTDDRESTINNVEFLVRGFSNQYWPLVAGRNLGLRLLSWCPPLKTPIARKAMGWKSPQTTTSFL
- a CDS encoding cell division protein ZapA gives rise to the protein MSSHAIEISLMGRTYSIACPIGQEDALRHVAANLEKQLSSLRARTNNLSREEIAIMAALNIGYELLEEQQKNQDYIKQMDDKIGLLQSTLESALVERSSQDD
- the gcvT gene encoding glycine cleavage system aminomethyltransferase GcvT, whose translation is MANKTVLFNKHLESNAKMVDFHGWDMPLNYGSQIEEHHAVRQDAGMFDVSHMTVVDVTGSEACEFLRKLLANDVAKLKVPGKALYGGMLDHNAGVIDDLITYYLTDTHYRVVVNSATREKDLAWINEQVKGFDVTITERPELAMIAVQGPNAKAKAAIVFTAEQNAAVEGMKPFFGVQSGSLFIATTGYTGEAGYEIIVPEDEAAALWQALLDNGVKPCGLGARDTLRLEAGMNLYGLDMDESVNPLAANMGWTIAWEPQDRDFIGREALTAIKAAGTDKLVGLVMEEKGVIRPGMSVFFTDADGVEQQGTITSGTFSPTLGYSIAMARVPNSVGEVAEVDMRKKRVAVKVIAPSFVRNGKQAF